A genomic region of Pseudomonadota bacterium contains the following coding sequences:
- a CDS encoding HEAT repeat domain-containing protein, whose translation MPIFEELEDETDLEDILVRLKDDDSLVRKVAVLDLAEKTDANSLNVLINCFNDKAAEVRLEAARALEAFDDPAAAQCLAEALDDSDEATREAAAYSLAEFKNPECAIPLVDFVSSNSMFVRASVLRALRELRNPISLSVALKALADDHASVRVEAVTVIGYLQDKTALPALIQVTQDESADVRRSAIRALAFCDEDLVVKALLKGLSDEVWSVREAAAETLGRVKGKSATNEMIAALEDPYWQVRVKAARSLGQIKAVSAVHALAPSLSHDISNLRKEAAAALGEIAHSSALAYLEKAEGDPDPDVNKNIRWAISQIKAA comes from the coding sequence ATGCCAATTTTTGAAGAGTTGGAGGATGAGACAGACCTCGAAGATATACTTGTACGTTTAAAAGATGATGACTCCTTGGTTCGTAAGGTGGCAGTTCTTGATCTCGCTGAAAAAACCGATGCAAATAGCCTAAACGTTCTAATTAATTGTTTTAATGATAAAGCCGCCGAAGTTAGGTTAGAAGCGGCTAGAGCACTTGAGGCATTTGACGATCCAGCAGCCGCGCAATGTTTGGCCGAAGCGCTAGATGATAGTGACGAAGCGACGCGCGAGGCAGCGGCTTACAGCCTAGCCGAATTTAAAAACCCGGAGTGCGCAATTCCATTAGTTGATTTCGTTAGTAGTAATAGCATGTTTGTGCGCGCATCTGTTCTCAGAGCGTTACGTGAACTTCGCAATCCTATATCCCTGTCTGTTGCATTGAAGGCGCTTGCCGATGATCACGCTTCTGTCCGAGTGGAGGCTGTAACCGTAATTGGCTACCTGCAGGATAAAACGGCGCTTCCAGCGCTTATCCAGGTTACTCAGGATGAGAGTGCTGATGTACGTCGCTCAGCTATTCGTGCTTTGGCGTTTTGTGATGAAGACTTGGTGGTAAAAGCACTTCTGAAAGGACTTTCTGATGAGGTTTGGTCTGTTCGTGAAGCCGCAGCGGAAACTTTAGGCCGTGTAAAAGGAAAGTCAGCTACAAATGAAATGATTGCTGCACTGGAAGATCCATATTGGCAGGTCCGAGTGAAAGCAGCTCGTAGCTTGGGCCAAATAAAGGCTGTGAGTGCGGTACACGCTTTAGCCCCGTCGCTTTCGCACGATATTAGCAATCTGAGGAAAGAGGCTGCAGCAGCTCTCGGAGAAATCGCGCATTCGAGCGCTCTTGCATATCTGGAAAAAGCAGAAGGCGATCCCGACCCAGATGTAAACAAGAACATTCGCTGGGCAATAAGTCAGATAAAAGCTGCATGA
- a CDS encoding ABC transporter ATP-binding protein: MKKLKQGNIIIDDVSVIFERDGVKNIAIDSTSIKIMPGEFVCILGPSGCGKSTLLNAVAGFISPTQGSVSVDGNIVEKPGPDRGMVFQQYSLFPWKTIRENVAFGPLQTGSGRAAAEGTANTFLSMVGLYDYADRYPAELSGGMKQRVGIARALANYPSVLLMDEPFGALDAQTRVMMQENLLQIWSEFRITVMFITHDIDEAIFLADRVLVMSASPGRIIADIDIELARPRTLEMTTKDEFIDSKKQCIEIIKAESMRAFEQQNPELSSKKR, encoded by the coding sequence ATGAAGAAGCTGAAACAGGGCAATATTATTATTGATGATGTTAGTGTGATATTTGAGCGTGACGGGGTGAAAAATATTGCAATCGACAGCACTTCCATCAAAATCATGCCTGGCGAGTTTGTGTGCATACTCGGCCCATCAGGGTGTGGCAAATCCACTTTATTGAATGCGGTAGCAGGTTTCATTTCGCCTACACAGGGTTCGGTATCTGTTGACGGGAACATAGTTGAGAAACCTGGCCCTGACAGGGGAATGGTTTTTCAGCAGTATTCCTTGTTCCCATGGAAAACAATCAGGGAAAATGTTGCATTTGGTCCGTTGCAGACTGGCTCAGGCCGTGCTGCTGCCGAAGGAACCGCTAACACCTTTTTGTCAATGGTTGGTCTCTACGACTATGCAGACAGGTATCCTGCGGAACTTTCAGGCGGAATGAAGCAGAGGGTTGGTATTGCAAGAGCGCTGGCAAACTACCCAAGCGTTTTGTTGATGGACGAACCGTTTGGTGCTTTGGATGCCCAGACGCGCGTTATGATGCAGGAGAACCTGCTGCAAATTTGGTCGGAGTTTCGCATTACTGTCATGTTCATCACTCACGACATCGATGAGGCCATTTTCCTCGCTGATCGTGTTCTGGTAATGAGTGCATCGCCTGGTCGGATTATCGCTGATATCGATATTGAACTGGCACGTCCCCGCACGTTGGAGATGACAACCAAAGATGAGTTCATTGATTCAAAAAAACAATGCATTGAAATTATAAAGGCAGAAAGCATGCGCGCTTTTGAACAACAGAATCCGGAATTGAGCAGTAAAAAGAGGTAA
- a CDS encoding TlpA disulfide reductase family protein, which produces MVKVLSVVFFGLIAVLWQINPILSINSTNASLVRMPEPPSAPALDITDLSGKLHTVGQYQGRPMLVHFWATWCAPCRRELPALQRAYKVLEPNGVVVLAINLGEQADHVRRFLSDQTLSFPILVDPSSSLRDRWQLLGMPTTYVVDGRGKIVYGAVGERDWASKPILDLLISLN; this is translated from the coding sequence ATGGTAAAAGTACTCAGCGTAGTTTTTTTTGGGCTTATTGCTGTGCTTTGGCAAATAAATCCAATTTTGAGTATTAACAGTACTAATGCCAGCCTCGTCAGAATGCCAGAGCCTCCCAGTGCACCCGCTCTGGATATCACCGACCTATCAGGTAAATTGCATACGGTAGGACAGTATCAGGGGCGACCAATGCTCGTCCACTTTTGGGCAACTTGGTGTGCACCGTGTCGCCGCGAACTCCCCGCTCTGCAAAGGGCATACAAAGTGCTTGAACCAAATGGAGTTGTGGTCCTCGCAATAAATCTGGGAGAGCAAGCAGACCACGTTCGGCGATTTCTGAGCGATCAAACGCTCAGTTTTCCCATACTTGTTGATCCGTCTTCCTCGCTTCGGGACAGATGGCAACTGCTCGGAATGCCCACCACCTACGTTGTAGATGGCAGAGGAAAAATTGTCTACGGCGCAGTTGGTGAGAGAGATTGGGCAAGTAAGCCCATATTAGATCTTTTAATTTCTCTTAACTGA
- a CDS encoding ATP-binding protein produces the protein MAEKKQSADGKDQTPIKEHIEVGGENSQRENRIKQHYIMENLGKLAGGIAHEMNTPVQYVGDNLRYCRKATKDLLMIFDVIDQLVDRMKSEKSLDDIISKYRTEYKQRDIDFIRKELPSALDQAIEGTDQVLTLVRAIRDFSCPTHRAMIPVDLNRIVERACTIGVGEWKDVANIELDLAKNLPKIIGDERALIQAVLNLMVNAAHAISERKPEAGRIRLRTERIGDNIQLTIEDNGIGIPEHIKGRIFERYFTTKEYGDGTGQGLAFVHEEVVERHGGNIEINSIEGEGFEVIIEFLNNSPNKN, from the coding sequence ATGGCTGAAAAGAAACAAAGTGCTGATGGAAAGGACCAAACTCCAATTAAGGAACATATCGAAGTTGGAGGCGAAAATTCACAACGAGAAAATAGAATTAAACAGCATTATATAATGGAAAATTTGGGTAAGCTTGCTGGAGGGATTGCTCACGAGATGAACACTCCCGTCCAATATGTAGGAGATAATCTCCGTTATTGCCGCAAAGCAACCAAAGACCTTCTCATGATCTTTGACGTGATTGACCAGTTAGTCGATCGTATGAAGAGTGAGAAATCGTTGGATGATATAATCTCTAAATATCGAACAGAATATAAACAAAGGGACATCGATTTCATACGCAAGGAATTACCTTCTGCATTGGATCAAGCAATTGAAGGTACTGACCAAGTTTTGACTTTAGTTAGGGCAATACGGGATTTTTCATGCCCGACCCACAGAGCAATGATTCCCGTTGACCTAAATCGTATAGTTGAACGCGCATGTACAATTGGTGTTGGCGAATGGAAAGATGTTGCTAATATTGAGCTTGACCTTGCCAAAAACCTTCCAAAAATTATCGGGGATGAGCGCGCGCTCATCCAGGCAGTGCTAAATTTAATGGTCAACGCTGCTCATGCCATTAGCGAGAGAAAACCCGAAGCAGGCAGGATAAGACTGCGTACGGAGCGGATTGGAGATAACATTCAATTAACAATTGAAGACAACGGTATTGGCATTCCCGAACATATCAAAGGTCGAATTTTTGAACGCTATTTTACAACAAAAGAATATGGTGATGGTACAGGACAGGGTCTTGCTTTTGTGCATGAGGAGGTGGTTGAACGCCACGGCGGTAACATCGAGATTAATAGCATAGAAGGCGAGGGCTTTGAGGTAATTATAGAATTTCTCAATAATTCCCCAAATAAGAATTAA
- a CDS encoding ABC transporter permease, with product MAIISAIAVWHYLTEYDFNNGVNFENVPEPLLVLLNFIHHAQTQEFYIHIIVSVKRILIGYTAAAVLGILIGLLMGRFRMAEDFCIPYVEILRPIPAVAWIPLAILIWPTEESSIIFITFLGAFFPIILNTIQGVEATPEILVRAARSLGAKNFEIFWHVVFPAALPSIAAGLAIGMGVSWFSLLAGEIISGQYGIGYFTWNAYSLIKYTDIVVGMLIIGALGTLSTYLIRLLARPLLRWQALETGR from the coding sequence ATGGCAATTATCTCAGCTATTGCGGTTTGGCATTACCTAACAGAATATGATTTCAATAATGGGGTGAATTTCGAGAATGTACCAGAGCCACTTCTGGTGCTACTTAATTTCATTCACCATGCTCAGACCCAAGAATTCTACATTCATATTATTGTCAGTGTGAAACGCATTCTTATTGGATATACGGCGGCAGCTGTCTTGGGCATTCTAATTGGTTTACTAATGGGACGCTTCCGGATGGCTGAGGACTTCTGTATTCCATATGTAGAAATATTAAGGCCTATCCCAGCTGTTGCGTGGATACCATTAGCAATCCTTATCTGGCCAACTGAAGAATCCAGCATCATTTTTATTACATTTCTTGGCGCTTTTTTCCCTATTATTTTGAATACGATACAAGGTGTTGAAGCTACTCCGGAGATTTTAGTAAGGGCGGCGCGCTCATTGGGAGCTAAGAACTTCGAAATCTTCTGGCACGTTGTGTTCCCGGCAGCTTTGCCCAGTATTGCTGCGGGGCTTGCGATCGGGATGGGTGTTTCATGGTTTTCATTATTAGCGGGTGAAATAATCTCTGGCCAGTATGGGATTGGCTACTTTACGTGGAACGCTTATTCCTTAATCAAATACACAGATATTGTTGTTGGCATGCTGATAATCGGCGCCTTGGGTACATTGTCTACATATTTGATACGATTATTGGCTCGCCCATTGCTGCGCTGGCAGGCACTGGAGACCGGCCGATGA
- a CDS encoding copper chaperone PCu(A)C has product MHYILAITLGIFFFNSSLLAADKLEVRDAWVREAPPNAKAHAGYGVFKNKSKHSVTFISVRSPDYQKVELHQSEVQNGVATMRKKKSLTIPAGGEIKLMPGSLHLMLLNPVTGIKMGDKIKMILVFLDGASQSFSAVVKRSNDIPKSHSHMGH; this is encoded by the coding sequence ATGCACTACATTTTGGCAATAACATTAGGCATTTTCTTTTTTAATTCGTCGCTTTTAGCGGCGGATAAACTCGAAGTGCGCGACGCCTGGGTGAGGGAGGCTCCTCCTAACGCGAAAGCCCATGCAGGGTATGGAGTGTTTAAAAATAAATCAAAACATTCCGTAACATTTATTTCTGTAAGAAGTCCAGATTATCAAAAAGTAGAACTTCATCAATCTGAAGTACAAAATGGTGTGGCTACTATGAGGAAAAAAAAAAGCCTTACGATTCCAGCAGGCGGAGAAATTAAATTAATGCCAGGGAGCCTACATCTGATGCTCCTAAATCCGGTCACTGGGATAAAAATGGGAGATAAAATAAAAATGATATTGGTTTTTTTGGATGGCGCAAGCCAGAGCTTCTCAGCTGTGGTTAAGAGATCGAATGACATTCCTAAATCGCACAGCCACATGGGCCACTAA
- a CDS encoding Crp/Fnr family transcriptional regulator, producing MAQKTSFSIKDDGTDINRENNSGEKGPSALILAEEPADGKSASLFSRMGPGVYKKLKDIGIELQVSAGDTVFSQGEQHNGIFLIETGVVRTFYVGPNGREITLAHWSRGHFVGGPEIFGGGHHIWSGIAADDCKLLKLGGDAFRSLVEKSNILAVCLLEGSIQKGKCYSALLQMLGTRSVVERLAQLLLILSQSEGPVENDNPIISRVLTHEELASMVGATRQWVTVTLDKFRKAGAIRIVGRNIQVTNVDFLITKTGM from the coding sequence ATGGCACAGAAAACATCATTTTCGATTAAAGACGACGGTACAGACATCAACAGAGAGAATAACTCAGGAGAAAAAGGGCCCTCAGCACTAATCTTAGCTGAGGAACCTGCAGACGGTAAGTCCGCATCTTTATTTTCTCGTATGGGGCCGGGTGTATACAAAAAGCTTAAAGATATTGGCATAGAGTTGCAGGTGTCGGCTGGCGATACGGTTTTCAGTCAAGGGGAGCAGCATAACGGTATATTTTTGATTGAGACGGGGGTGGTCCGAACTTTCTATGTCGGTCCTAACGGCCGAGAGATTACCCTCGCCCATTGGTCTCGTGGCCACTTTGTAGGCGGCCCGGAAATTTTTGGTGGGGGGCACCATATTTGGTCTGGTATTGCTGCTGATGATTGTAAGCTTTTAAAACTGGGAGGTGACGCTTTCCGTAGTTTGGTAGAGAAGTCGAATATTTTAGCTGTTTGCCTTTTAGAAGGATCAATTCAGAAGGGTAAATGTTACTCGGCCCTCTTGCAAATGTTGGGAACGCGATCGGTAGTTGAGAGACTTGCCCAACTTCTGCTAATCCTATCCCAGTCAGAGGGGCCTGTGGAAAATGATAATCCTATAATTAGCCGCGTCCTTACTCACGAGGAACTTGCTAGTATGGTGGGGGCTACTAGGCAATGGGTAACGGTTACGTTAGATAAATTTCGTAAGGCTGGCGCAATACGGATAGTTGGCCGCAACATTCAAGTCACTAATGTCGATTTTCTGATTACAAAAACCGGTATGTAG
- a CDS encoding c-type cytochrome, which yields MTHSQIIKYKPVLFGMFFGVIGFANSMVRGDMIDTGSLQAWETCAMCHGVDGDSHMAKFPKLAGQPYDYLAKQLRDFKMKRRRNDGGMMSGMTEAKSMPELLEAARYFSELQAPEPSSNNAKVSKITKNLFKRGDPSRGIPGCGQCHGVDPIIPRLKAQHAGYLQKQLSDFRKSRRMNDNNGVMQKIAKALTTEEIKNLAQYIARQARVLKSAP from the coding sequence TTGACCCACTCACAAATAATAAAATACAAACCTGTACTCTTCGGCATGTTTTTTGGGGTGATTGGATTTGCTAATAGTATGGTGAGGGGAGACATGATCGATACTGGAAGTTTGCAGGCTTGGGAAACTTGTGCAATGTGCCATGGTGTCGATGGTGATAGCCATATGGCAAAATTTCCAAAGCTAGCAGGTCAGCCATACGATTACCTCGCAAAGCAGCTTCGAGATTTCAAAATGAAACGCCGTAGAAATGATGGTGGTATGATGTCAGGAATGACTGAGGCAAAATCAATGCCTGAACTTCTAGAAGCGGCTCGATATTTTAGTGAATTACAAGCCCCAGAACCTTCAAGTAATAACGCTAAGGTTTCAAAGATTACCAAAAATCTCTTTAAGCGTGGTGATCCCAGTCGCGGGATTCCGGGTTGCGGCCAATGCCACGGTGTCGATCCTATCATTCCGCGCTTAAAAGCTCAGCATGCTGGTTATTTGCAAAAGCAACTCAGTGATTTCCGTAAAAGTCGACGCATGAATGATAACAATGGTGTAATGCAAAAAATTGCGAAGGCGTTAACAACGGAAGAGATAAAAAATTTGGCGCAATATATAGCAAGGCAGGCTCGCGTTCTTAAGTCTGCACCATGA
- a CDS encoding ABC transporter substrate-binding protein: MKRGTILALIVLVFSYATAVDAKTIKIGIGHQSMCSDTYTAGIIVKELKLLEKHLPKTGKYAGVEYDIKWADYSSGGPITNQMLASKLNIGVMGDYPLIVNGAKFQATKSLRTLYVAGTGYNLKGSGNAVVVPVKSKIQNFEELKGKSISVPVGSAAWGMTLKALQDAGIKSSEITIKNQSPAVGAANIAKGKIDAHADFCPWSELMEFRGTGRKIFDGSEAGIPYLHGVVVRKKLATEYPEVVVAFLKAVIEAGQWVDSDPMRAAELLEKWTGIEKEVQYLYFSKGGHLTLEPTIKDEWYKALKFDHGVLEREKQIPPLDLKAWIQDKYIRQAFKEMDLDYNKQVKMMHDPKVAHVGLPAEVWHAKEGIKTYKNMNKFLKAVGSFQSVAQKLNATYVYDDVTGLKLFGKMAFYVPTKTSFKAFLRKYEADKYAKKIGSKTISFKEAIASAAT, encoded by the coding sequence ATGAAAAGAGGAACAATATTAGCATTAATTGTATTGGTGTTTAGCTACGCGACTGCTGTGGATGCGAAAACCATAAAAATTGGTATTGGCCATCAAAGTATGTGTTCCGATACCTATACTGCGGGAATTATTGTTAAAGAGTTAAAATTACTGGAAAAGCACCTACCTAAAACCGGTAAATACGCAGGTGTAGAATATGATATAAAGTGGGCAGATTATAGTTCGGGAGGGCCGATTACCAACCAAATGCTCGCGAGCAAATTAAATATTGGGGTTATGGGTGATTACCCATTAATTGTAAACGGGGCGAAGTTCCAAGCGACAAAGAGTTTAAGAACTCTTTACGTAGCGGGCACTGGCTACAACCTAAAGGGATCCGGGAACGCAGTTGTAGTTCCAGTAAAGTCTAAAATTCAAAATTTTGAAGAATTGAAGGGTAAATCGATCTCTGTGCCTGTCGGCAGTGCTGCTTGGGGGATGACATTAAAGGCTCTTCAGGATGCGGGAATAAAATCCTCGGAGATAACAATTAAAAATCAAAGCCCAGCTGTTGGCGCGGCGAACATCGCTAAAGGTAAGATTGATGCACACGCCGATTTTTGCCCTTGGTCGGAATTGATGGAATTCAGAGGCACAGGCAGAAAGATTTTCGATGGTAGTGAGGCTGGAATTCCGTATTTACACGGAGTAGTCGTCAGAAAGAAGCTCGCTACCGAATATCCAGAGGTAGTCGTAGCCTTCTTGAAAGCAGTAATAGAGGCTGGGCAATGGGTAGATAGTGATCCGATGCGGGCTGCAGAACTTCTGGAAAAATGGACAGGTATAGAAAAAGAAGTTCAGTATTTATACTTCAGCAAGGGTGGTCATCTTACATTAGAACCAACAATTAAAGACGAATGGTATAAGGCGTTGAAATTTGACCACGGAGTGTTGGAACGCGAAAAACAAATCCCGCCATTGGATTTGAAGGCGTGGATACAGGATAAGTATATTCGCCAAGCCTTTAAAGAAATGGACTTAGATTACAATAAGCAAGTTAAAATGATGCATGATCCCAAAGTGGCACACGTGGGTTTGCCGGCTGAAGTCTGGCACGCCAAAGAAGGGATCAAAACATATAAAAATATGAATAAGTTTTTGAAGGCAGTTGGAAGCTTTCAATCTGTTGCTCAAAAGTTAAACGCCACTTACGTTTACGACGATGTGACAGGCTTGAAGCTGTTTGGCAAAATGGCCTTTTATGTTCCGACAAAAACATCTTTTAAGGCATTTTTGCGGAAGTATGAAGCCGACAAGTATGCCAAAAAGATAGGTTCAAAGACGATAAGTTTTAAAGAAGCAATTGCTTCTGCAGCCACCTAA
- a CDS encoding ferredoxin family protein has protein sequence MPLAHSASTVPVTVDDDKCIAHKGCTVCVDVCPLDVLRIHEETKKAYMKYDECWYCMPCEADCPTGAVNVSLPYLLR, from the coding sequence ATGCCATTAGCTCATTCAGCCAGCACCGTGCCGGTGACGGTAGACGACGATAAGTGTATAGCCCATAAAGGTTGCACTGTTTGTGTGGATGTTTGTCCATTGGATGTGTTGCGTATCCACGAAGAAACTAAGAAGGCTTATATGAAGTATGATGAATGCTGGTACTGCATGCCTTGTGAAGCAGATTGCCCGACTGGGGCAGTTAATGTCAGCTTGCCATATCTACTGCGTTGA
- a CDS encoding SCO family protein, which translates to MNWRNLVSLKIFLWSAAIIIVIGVSVNLARQYLASPNAIKAGLSPKVIGVGSKKVKKLTSINLVDDEGRQLSPSSFQGKWHLVLLGFTSCPDVCPFTLANLSAVHDKISEHAVPKDIPTVLLISVDPNRDKIADLRNYVRHFNPKFRAATGTKKMIDQFVKGIGGFYEFVPKKDDNTYRVNHSAEVFVVDPLGHVVESLNPPLVPHVTAARFQKMISLFQKTNAPPL; encoded by the coding sequence ATGAATTGGCGAAATTTAGTCTCACTTAAAATATTTTTGTGGTCCGCTGCAATCATAATAGTAATTGGAGTGTCGGTTAACCTGGCACGACAATATTTGGCCTCACCTAATGCTATTAAAGCTGGACTTTCACCGAAGGTGATCGGTGTCGGTTCAAAAAAGGTAAAGAAACTCACCTCTATAAATCTTGTTGATGATGAGGGTAGGCAACTTAGCCCGTCATCGTTCCAAGGAAAGTGGCATTTAGTATTGTTAGGATTCACTTCCTGTCCCGATGTTTGTCCATTTACTCTAGCAAATCTTTCAGCCGTTCATGACAAAATTTCGGAACATGCTGTGCCAAAAGACATACCCACTGTATTGCTAATATCCGTTGACCCTAATCGAGATAAAATTGCAGATCTCAGGAATTATGTAAGGCATTTTAATCCTAAGTTTCGTGCAGCCACCGGCACAAAAAAAATGATTGATCAATTCGTTAAGGGGATTGGGGGCTTCTATGAATTTGTTCCAAAAAAGGATGATAATACCTACAGAGTAAACCACAGCGCAGAGGTATTTGTGGTTGATCCGCTAGGTCATGTGGTTGAGAGCCTTAACCCGCCTCTTGTACCCCATGTTACTGCTGCGCGTTTTCAAAAAATGATTTCTTTATTTCAGAAAACTAACGCGCCACCTTTATAA
- a CDS encoding alpha/beta fold hydrolase, producing MGDEFIRKEYWAEKDSIKLHIFRRQLASTSADGSPKPIAFFVHGSSYAGITGHDLEVPGREDYSLMNTFARLGYDVWSMDHEGYGFSGLREGANSDIASGVEDLKAATDIIMTETGVSSFLFSGQSSGALRAAAFAEAYPERVARLALGAMVWTGKGSPTLAERSKKLDQWRSSNKRPVNREFFETIFSRDIDGLADKDVAMAMAKSESRFGGFVPTGTYLDMCANLPVCNPEKISCPVMIIRGEHDGIASPEDLISFYEKLPTRDKVLITMAGQAHSTWLGYNRHRAVHVLHGFFTMPERKDPLKG from the coding sequence ATGGGTGATGAATTTATTCGGAAAGAATACTGGGCAGAAAAAGATAGCATTAAGCTACATATATTTCGCCGACAGCTAGCATCTACTTCGGCGGATGGCAGTCCCAAACCAATAGCATTCTTTGTGCACGGATCCTCCTATGCTGGCATCACTGGTCACGATCTTGAGGTGCCAGGCCGTGAGGACTACTCACTGATGAATACGTTTGCAAGGCTTGGCTACGACGTTTGGAGTATGGATCACGAGGGTTATGGTTTTTCAGGGCTACGCGAGGGAGCAAATTCTGACATCGCATCGGGAGTTGAGGATTTGAAAGCAGCGACCGATATTATCATGACAGAGACTGGCGTCTCGTCTTTTTTATTTTCGGGGCAATCGTCAGGAGCGCTGAGAGCAGCTGCATTCGCCGAAGCATACCCAGAGCGGGTCGCGCGATTAGCTCTCGGAGCCATGGTGTGGACAGGTAAAGGGTCGCCAACTTTGGCAGAGCGGTCTAAGAAGCTCGATCAGTGGAGATCATCGAATAAACGCCCTGTCAATCGAGAATTCTTTGAGACCATCTTTAGTCGAGATATCGATGGATTAGCAGATAAAGATGTAGCCATGGCTATGGCAAAATCCGAAAGTCGTTTTGGTGGTTTCGTGCCCACGGGAACTTATCTCGATATGTGTGCAAATTTACCAGTATGTAACCCAGAAAAAATCTCCTGTCCTGTAATGATCATTCGTGGAGAGCACGATGGGATAGCTTCACCGGAGGATCTTATATCTTTTTATGAAAAGCTACCAACGAGAGATAAAGTTCTTATTACTATGGCGGGGCAGGCTCATTCAACA